Proteins encoded by one window of Candidatus Mesenet endosymbiont of Phosphuga atrata:
- the prfA gene encoding peptide chain release factor 1: MDLESNLKELKKKFSSLNQKLADPSGLSSSEFIASSKEHSDLLPIITIVNEYDSLLEEVADLEALIKESKDDPEVKEIAKKELFSKQKIIPEIKNKLKLVLLPKDIDDTRNAILEVRAGTGGEEAALFAANLYRMYQRYAEKKGWKFEPMNISHTGLGGYKEASASIAGTEVFAQLKFESGVHRVQRVPETESSGRLHTSAATVAVLPEAEEIDFKIEEKDLRIDVYRASGPGGQSVNTTDSAVRITHLPTGTVVIQQDEKSQHKNKAKALKVLRTRLYELERQKRESEESKMRKSLIGSGDRSERIRTYNFPQLRITDHRINMTLYKLEHILKEGDLDEFISALVAAYESERLKED, from the coding sequence ATGGATCTAGAAAGTAATTTAAAGGAGCTAAAGAAAAAGTTTAGCTCTCTTAATCAGAAGTTAGCAGACCCAAGTGGTTTAAGTTCTTCAGAATTTATAGCTTCTTCAAAAGAACACTCAGATCTATTGCCCATTATTACAATAGTGAATGAGTATGACTCTTTACTAGAAGAAGTAGCTGATTTAGAAGCGTTAATAAAGGAGAGTAAAGATGATCCTGAAGTTAAGGAGATTGCAAAAAAAGAATTATTCTCAAAGCAGAAAATCATACCAGAAATAAAAAATAAATTAAAGCTTGTGTTATTACCAAAAGATATTGATGATACCAGAAATGCAATACTTGAGGTTAGAGCTGGTACTGGAGGGGAAGAAGCAGCACTTTTTGCTGCCAATTTATATCGTATGTATCAACGATACGCAGAAAAAAAAGGATGGAAGTTTGAACCTATGAATATTTCACACACTGGCTTGGGTGGATATAAAGAAGCAAGCGCTTCTATTGCTGGTACAGAGGTTTTTGCGCAGTTAAAATTTGAATCAGGAGTTCACAGAGTACAAAGAGTACCAGAAACTGAGTCTTCAGGAAGGCTTCATACATCAGCTGCAACAGTTGCAGTTCTACCTGAAGCAGAAGAGATTGATTTTAAGATAGAAGAAAAAGATTTAAGAATAGATGTGTATCGTGCTAGTGGCCCTGGAGGACAATCAGTCAATACGACAGACAGTGCTGTACGCATCACGCACCTGCCTACAGGTACGGTAGTTATCCAGCAAGATGAGAAGTCGCAACATAAAAACAAAGCCAAGGCACTTAAGGTACTTAGAACTCGATTATATGAGCTTGAAAGACAGAAGCGAGAAAGTGAAGAATCTAAGATGCGAAAAAGTCTTATAGGCTCTGGAGATCGTTCTGAGCGTATTAGAACTTATAATTTTCCTCAATTAAGAATAACAGATCATAGAATAAATATGACGTTATATAAACTAGAGCACATCTTAAAAGAAGGTGACTTAGATGAGTTTATTTCAGCTTTAGTTGCAGCGTATGAATCTGAAAGACTAAAAGAAGACTAG
- a CDS encoding ankyrin repeat domain-containing protein produces MQGSGKKILQAIVLNSQQPVEQQSSRKIVRKQQESNTSKSRKNKKNIENHSPNHNHKTVSTKKKIRSPLYKKKHNQKTFSNYVMDLVLRYLKETLNPEYDKIWVILEGIVLAKNEELIKTVLNLIKEFEENKKISVEPNTNLALLHFAIRFNSLELVKALLSYGFDVNVKDNLGLTPLHYAVNDSNLRAVEFLISKGADLSAQDKSGKTPLQLAKELEIKRDYSLYERKEIVALLANAHSNKQEAISFSKYDKPQDLQFKSQYAIDLVTSYMNKQADIIDKSGNTIISYKQEVGSLMDAYLVEAKFLQNEMIGNEACSQLMVGNISSTPISSSEIQVFDVSSPAIDDDILEGNSTIQDINQAGIDSQQETGTTNNIIASNKTSPMKKAMYATMIASPFIAVGIYAAVALSAGIVEFNPIIAAGIFVGVATLAVMCFVIAKVCEKVSKEKDNDPNISTCTAFKNALTLECFRSSETAIPDPVYVN; encoded by the coding sequence ATGCAAGGTTCTGGTAAAAAAATATTACAGGCTATAGTGCTAAACTCACAGCAACCAGTAGAACAACAATCTAGTAGGAAAATAGTACGAAAACAGCAAGAAAGTAATACATCAAAAAGTAGGAAAAATAAGAAAAATATTGAAAATCATTCTCCTAACCACAATCATAAAACTGTTAGTACTAAAAAGAAAATAAGGAGTCCTCTTTATAAGAAGAAGCATAATCAAAAAACTTTTTCCAATTATGTAATGGATCTTGTTCTTCGATATTTAAAGGAAACATTAAATCCTGAATATGACAAGATATGGGTTATACTTGAAGGAATAGTGCTAGCTAAAAATGAAGAGCTTATAAAAACAGTACTGAACTTGATTAAGGAATTTGAGGAGAATAAGAAAATTAGTGTTGAACCAAATACTAATTTAGCACTATTACATTTTGCCATTCGATTTAATTCTTTGGAATTGGTAAAAGCTCTTCTTAGCTATGGCTTTGATGTTAATGTCAAGGATAATCTTGGTCTTACACCATTGCATTACGCTGTTAATGATAGTAATTTACGTGCAGTTGAATTTCTTATTAGCAAAGGTGCAGATCTCAGTGCTCAAGATAAAAGCGGAAAAACACCTCTACAGTTAGCAAAAGAGTTAGAAATTAAACGTGATTACTCTCTTTACGAAAGAAAGGAGATAGTAGCTTTGCTTGCAAATGCACATAGTAACAAACAAGAAGCCATTTCTTTTAGTAAGTATGATAAACCGCAAGATTTGCAATTTAAATCTCAATATGCCATAGATCTTGTAACTTCCTATATGAACAAACAAGCAGATATTATTGATAAATCGGGTAATACTATAATATCCTATAAACAAGAAGTAGGTAGTTTAATGGATGCTTACCTTGTTGAAGCAAAATTCTTGCAAAATGAAATGATTGGCAATGAGGCATGTAGTCAACTTATGGTAGGAAATATTAGTTCCACACCAATATCATCTTCTGAAATACAAGTATTTGATGTAAGTAGCCCTGCTATTGATGATGACATATTAGAAGGTAACAGCACTATACAGGATATAAATCAGGCAGGTATTGATAGCCAACAAGAGACTGGTACAACTAACAATATCATTGCAAGTAATAAAACCAGCCCAATGAAAAAAGCCATGTATGCCACCATGATAGCTTCTCCATTTATAGCGGTAGGAATTTATGCAGCAGTAGCTTTATCGGCTGGTATAGTAGAATTTAATCCTATCATTGCTGCTGGTATTTTTGTTGGTGTAGCAACTCTTGCAGTTATGTGTTTTGTAATAGCGAAAGTTTGTGAAAAAGTTAGTAAAGAAAAAGATAATGATCCAAATATAAGTACATGTACTGCTTTTAAGAATGCCCTTACCCTTGAATGTTTTAGAAGCAGTGAGACAGCAATTCCTGATCCAGTATATGTAAATTAA